The DNA sequence TATTGATGCTGCTGCGTCAACCAATGTTACCGTGTTGCACAATGTTACTATGTTATACAATGTTACTTATGCATTTATTCACGATTAATCACCATTCATTTTGTACCTAGATCGAGATGTATGTTTTATGGAGATGATTGGCATGACAGCCCACTGTAGAGCTACGTTACACAAGTCGAATATACTCAGGGCCCTCCTTTCAATGGAAGGCATGCAACAACATAACAATATAACCATTTAAAAACACGCAAAGTAACATGTCAGAAAATTCGTGAAAATGACTTGTAAACAACTCAACATACCTGAACTGGCGCCGCCGTGGTTGCAACTGCCGCTTGCTGTAGCCATGTAAACGTTTTGAatctaataaataaatatgcgaCATAAAATCTGAACCGTCTCAGAATAAACAATGGCAAATAAAAGCTATTATAAAACGCGAGTATATTGTTGGCGTGAAGTTAACTGTCCCGGGAAGATAGCCATGAGGACGACGTTTTTCAGTGTGTTCTGTAATTAACGTACAGGTTCAACACCGGGACAAGACATAACTCACTTCCTCAGACGAGATCACGTGACTCGTGTGTCATCATGTGACGGTGGCGCTTGTTGTCGTCTCTTTCAATtggaagggctttattggcatggggaacatgTTCACAGTGCAAAAGCAAGcgaaatagataataaaacaaaagtgaaataaacaataaaaaaatgaacaGTTAAACATTAGACTCATAAAAGTTCAAACAGAATAAATATATTTCAAATGTcgtattatgtctatatacagtgttgtaacgatgtgcaaatagttcttgtacaaaagggaaaatatatcaacatgggttgtatttacaatggtgtttgttcttcagcggttgcccttttcttgtggcaacaggtcacaaatcttgctgctgtggtatttcacccaatagatatgggagtttatcaaaattggatttgttttcaatttttttgtgggtctgtgtaatctgaggaaattatgtgtctctaatatggtcatacatttggcaggaggttaggaagggCAGGTTAGGAAGCCTGTCTTCTCtttagagccaggtctgcctacagcagcctttctcaatagcaaggctatgttcactgagtctttacatagtcaaagctttcctttattttgggtcagattttgggtcagtcacagtgggtaggtattctgccactgtgtactctctgtttagggccaaatagcgttctagtttgctcttttttttttttctttccaatgtgtcaagttatctttttgttttcccatgacttggttgggtctaattgtgttgctgtcctgaggctctgtttgtgtttgtgaacagagccccaggaccagcttgcttaggggactcttctccaggttcatctctctgtaggtttcTTTCTCCCACTTCAACTTTACAATTTCTTTGCAGCCTCCGGCCAACATTTAATTGCAGACAATAGTAAAACACATACCAAGCACAACATCTAATTATGTATCACTTGAGACCTGTTATTGACACAATTATTTATTCTCATGGAATTTCTGGTCCATATGGCAAATTTAAACATTACATTTCTTGGTAATTTCAATTATATACAAAGGCATTATTTCAGGTATTACAGTATTTATTTCAATTTTGATAAAGCAATATACAAGCACCAAATAAGTTGTGGACATTAAAGCAGCCATACATATATTTACAATGACACAATGATTCGTCAGGTCTAAATGGGGAGCATTGTAACATTTCCCACCCATAAGACATTACAAATAAGACTGAAGTGCATATCATTGTACAGTGCTAGATAATTCTGTTCAATCAGGGGATTCCATTTTACAAAAATGACATCTTGCTGAACAATCAGTCCAGGATGAAGCGCATTCAATTGTGACCCTTTCTGTTTTTTCATCAGTGAACTACTAGCACATCAGTGAGCTGCTCAATCCACACTCCTCTCTTTCCATACTGTTACTCCTCCCTTTCATCTCCCTTTAGAGTAGGTCCTTTAAAATAATGAATACTGTACTATCAACTAGCTTCCTTTCCTTGGTCTATGTCCTCACTGATTCAAATGCACCGAATAAGTAAAATAATTAGTAAAGCTAACGTTTCTGAATAAAATCTGTGTACTTTCTGCAAATGCCATAAAGTTCATTTATGTATAATGTCGTAGTTATAGTGGGTTAGTCATAGTAGGGAAGTTCTGTAACTATGTACACAAATGTATGCATCGTTGTAAAAACTGGCTCCACCCACGTAGCAATATTCAAGTACGTATGTTGACCTTGCCAACAGATAGGGAAGTTAAAGTGAGTACTTTCTTCGTTCTCCCACATCTGTCAGGACAATAAAATGAATAGGAAAGGAAGCACTATACATTATACAGCCAATAGGATATACAGTACATCCCTTGTACATCTCAGTCCACACTTCCTACTACCTCTGAACTCTATCTATCCTATCTGCCCTCCAGTGCCTTGTCTCGGGCGATGACGGCCTCATCAAACTTGATCATGAGAGTGGTGCCCTTGTGCCAGTGCACAGTGACCTTGGCGGGGAAGCCGCTGTGTGTTAGAATGGCCTCCACCACGCCCCCGGTGAAAGCGGCACAGTTGAGCGTGCTGTTCTCTTTGGGCACCGAGATGAAGGCGTTGATCAGGGGCTCTTTCTCAATGATATAGTAGGTCTTGTCGTCGTCGTTGGCCTGTTCCAGCTTGTCCGCTTCCTTGCCGAACAGGGCCCTCCACACCGACACCTGGGGAATCGAGGGGGAACGGAAGGCAGAGAAAGGTGAaggtttgtttgtgtttatgcTTATGTCAGAGGCCAGGTCTGTTGAAGTGGAGGTCAAGTCGCTGCTACAGCCAAGAGCCATGTATACTGAGGCTATATTTGTATTacattatagcctaatgttatgTTAAAATTAGTATAATGTCAAACATTGGTTGTTATTACACTAATGAAAAAGTCTAGTGTGTGAATCACACACAATGTGCAAAGTTCTCTTGGTCATACCTTGATGAAGAGCAGTATGTTCAAGACTTTGGTTTCCCTTTTTCCATTCTTCTCTCGCAACACCAGCACATCCAGCAGGCTGGCCCCCACGCCTTGACCCAAGTCTGCCAAGCGTGCCTGCAGCTCGGACACAGAGTACACCCGACTCTGGCAGTATTGCACCATTTCAGAGAAGAGCAGGGCGAATGCGCTCACGCTGACCTCAGTCTTGGGCCTGGTGAGCGAGCGCTCTAGAATCGCAGATTTGCCCCTGGTGAAGCGAGTCTCCATTTTCTACACGGGAAGGTGAGGAGAGTGAGTGATTGTCAACAACATCAGGATACTGGTGTATAATACAATATCAGAGCATGACtgttggtgctttcaagacaactgggaactctgggaaaaAAAAGGTCGTAAACAGGTCGTAACTCCAGAAGGATGCCCGAGTTGGATGACATTTCAAATGATTTTTCCCAGTCATCCATTTCAACACACCAGCAAACGTACTACTACGGTTAGATACTCTTGAACAGAATATGAATAAAAACAAGGATTATTTCGTTCAATGAGCACACGTTTTGGAAAGCTGACTCTAAAACATGCACAAAGAAGAAATAAACATAGCAAATACTATAATAAAATGATTCAAATTAATCTTTCTCACCAATTTCTGTTGTTGTTCTTAAGAGAACAATTTGCAAACAACACGTTTAACTTCCTGTTCCGGGGGATACGTCACAGTGACAGATCATGATATTAATGTTGAAATATCTTCCGTTTAAACATTATGGTATTGATACAATTATTTAAAATATTACAGTTTTCATAAATCACtattttaaatagatttttttttaaatatacaaatTATAAGAATATAGCTAATTATCATCCAGTAGAGGCCACTATTGTCCAATTTATCCACTGGTAATGGATGGCTTTCTTAATGTCACGAAAGAAAAATTAATATAGGGACCAAAATTCACCTCATACACTGAGAACAAGAGGGTTGGGGatggaaaaaaacacaaaaacaaacagacaTTGGCTGCTATTCTCAATGCAGCAGTCACTCAAGCGTAATAGACTTTGTTCCCCTTTACTCCCAACCACCAAAACCTCATAAGCCAATGAACACCACCTGCCATGGGACGCTAGTGTCATGAGTCAGGAACGTTACTGTCATCTGAAAAAGCATACATGCACTGATTATAGTGTCTGCCTACTACATTGGCTTGTTTTTTGGGAATTTGTTAAGTGTCATTTCCAATAAGGTTACTGGGCTTCCCTGACATTGACGGCCCCTCTCCTCTATGCATCGTGGAACACATTTACCAGACTTCaccatctgtgtgtgtctgtgtatatgtgtgtgcaatTACATCCATATGTGTGAAAGGAAATACTGTGATGACTAATACAAACCAGCATATCTTCAGCACTTCTTTTGTCCCTTTACGCCTGATCTCGTCACAAGCTTGAAAGGGCCTTATTTGTTTTCTGATGACAAACTTTGACTTTGGGTAAGAACCAATCAATATTTGGAGAGTTATTTCATCTATTGGGACACCACATTACAAACACATTAATTCCCCGAAGTGGGAAGTGAAACCAGCTTTAGGTACTTGAAACAAAGCCTTATTGAGCATCTGGACATTCTGCTTGTGGTTTGTCATGAGTGGTTGTGGTTTGTCATAACAGAGTGTTGGACTGTAAGAGATAAGAAGATCTGGGGATTGTTTGTGGGTTTAGTTTAGCCTCTGGATCTGGTGTGATACAGCTGCACTCAGAATGACTACAGTGATTCTATGGCTCTTCATTGTGGCTGGAACGTGCTACAGCGTTCTCTGTTCAGGTAACCTGTGTTAATGGACTGAAATTACATGTTTATTTGGGTTCATATGTCTGAAAGTGTGGCTGCCATACTGTGTTGTCCGTACACATCTTCATTGGCAACATATGCTTCTATCGTTAAACTAGTATTTAACTGGTGTACGATACATTAAATACCCCAAGATATTATGAATATGAGTATGAATGAAGCCCCAGGTGACTGTTTGCACTGAGTCTGTTGTAGCATGAACgaaaaacatttgttttagttTCAGAGGACCACCTGCGGGACATGGACTGTTTCATCAGTGCCGTTGAACAGGCTGAGGACTCTAACCCAGACCTGTCCCCACTAGCCCTGGTGAGGACCCCCTCACCCTGCACTTCCTGGGGGCCTCCAACAACATCAGCCACACCCACACTTCTGTGTTCGACACTACTCTCTTTGGCTTCTTCGACAAAGCCATCCACCGTTTTGTGACGGactgtggtgaggagagaggggtcgTTCTGACCCAAGATGGCACCACAGTGGCCATTGCTCCCATGCTTCTAGGCATCGAGGTGGGTCTGAAAGCTAAGCTGGAGGGCACCCCTCCTCTGGGCATGTTTCCCCTCACCTTGGCCAAAAACCTAGGGTTGTCGTTCCTTAGCCTCCAGGACTTTCCACCCGCTCAGCGTCTGGGGCCGGACGGCTGCTGGGACAACGTGACCCACCCCAAGGTGTTCCAGCTGTTGCGGGTGCCCACCCTGGCCAGCGATGCCCTCATCAAAGGGGGAATTGATGGGTCCATCTTGGGCATGGATCTTGCCACCCTGGCCCCCTCTGAACAGCCTGGTAAACTCAGCAAGGTGCTGAAGGGTTACTACAACCATGTCCTGGAGGGGCAAGACCTGGGGCCACATCGGCCCCAAGCGCAGGGAGATTGCCCAAGACCTGCTGGGCACCCTGGACAACCAGAGGCAGGTGATGGAGACCCCATACCTGGTGTGGAGGCTGGAGGACAATCAGTGGATAGCCAAGGATAGAGGGGTGAAAAAAGCAGTGAGAGACGGAATGCTGGAATTTGTCCACAGGTACTGGAGTGAGTCTCAGGACGGGGGAGAGGGAATCATTTACCCCTGTAATTATGACATTGTAGGTGATGAATGGCTATTCATTTGAAGTCTACAGAAAATTGGTCTGTAAATATGAAGAGTATATAGGTGACCTTTGACCCCCTCATCCATTCGCAGATATTAACAAACCCTTTATACTAAGCTTCATAGATGGAGACAAGTGTCCTGTACAATTACTGAAGCAGTCATATTAtagtgtaatgaacacgatgggagacagagagctggtttcaagcgcagggtgcagcaggtgtttattgtaaaggaccacaggaggaggcaggtagctgggtccagtgACAGGCAGAaagtcatacacagggggtccaaaagggcaacagtacaggcagggaaaaggctggTAACGTCGTCCAGGAGATCAgacaataggttgataacaggaaatccgataggctaaagtacaggtaAGGAAGAGGCAAAAGGCATCGTTTGTGAGGAAGGCTATGAGGATTAAATTACGGGAAAAACAGCGCTCTGAacagaagtgtgtcacaaaacaaacaacacctCACAacgatggggtgcaaagaactgaactaaatagtgtgtgataatgacatacaggtgtgtgaacaggtgatcagaattcaggtgattgggatctggagagtgagctgcgttcacgaggatctatgtgtttgagagtgtgagttggaagcagacgttacacatAGCAAATCTTGACATGATGTTACACGGTATAACTTGAAGCAATATGCAATGACAAGACGCTATAACAGGAATCAGGGTTGTGAGATCATTTGTTTTATCACTCCAACTCCTAAATGCATGTCCCCCTCAGCTTCGTGGTGGGTTCTGACGGGTACATCTACGAGGGGCGAGGCTGGCATCACCTTGGCACCCACACCAGGGGACAGAACTGTTACAGTTACGGCGTGGCCTTCATTGGCAACTactcctcctctctgccctcgCGCCACGCCCTGGATCTGGTGCACCAACACCTGGCCAAGTGTGCAGTGGACGGCGGGTGCCTGCAGGCCAACTTCACCCTCCACGGGCACCGGCAGCTGGTGGACACCTCCTGTCCAGGAGATGCACTCTACTCAGAGATCAGGGGCTGGGAGCACTTTGGGGTGAGAGACTGTTCAGTATTATAGGCTACTATACTGTTAGTCAATGTCAAATGTATCCGTTTAATACATACACAATCAAAAGGTCATCACAGTTGCGCCAGAACACTATTCAGTCATAATACAATTGTGCCCTTCTTCATACATTAGACATTAGCGATAAACACCAACATTAAGCTGTTTGTGCACTGTTGATATTGATGCTGCTGACACGTTTTCATCCGGTGTTATCTTGATCACTCATTACAGCAATCTTTTACAGGAAACCAGCTCATCAAAAAAGGACCAATGAAGAAGACAAGCATGTAAAAATCAGCGTGGAATAAAAACAGTTTTGTCAAAATGTTTCATGGGATTGTATGGGGGTATCAGTTTGTTATGTCCATGATAATAGTGTGTTTTAGAGTTATAACGGCATATAACACTCACCCTTATGGTTGTCACTGCTTCACATTACCGTATTGTAACACAACAGAGAgacatgtatactgaacaaaaatataaaagcaacatgtaaagtcccatgtttcatgagctgaaataaaatatcccagagattttccatacgcacaaaaaaactTATTTCTCTCCAATATTGTGCAGAAacgtgtttacattcctgttagcgagcatttctcctttgccgagatattccatccacctgacaggtgtggcatatcaacaagctgtttaaacagcatgatcattacaccggTGCACTTTGTCcttgggacaataaaaagccactctaaaatgtgcaattttgtcacacaacaaaatacctcagatgtctcaagttgagggagtgtgtgattggcatgctgactgcaggaatgtccactagagctgttgtcAGATAATTGAATGTAAATGTATCTAACATAAGCCaactccaacatcgttttagaggaCTTGGCAGTACGTcaatcggcctcacaactgcagaccacatgtaaccacgtcagcccaggacctgcacatctgacttcttcacctgtgggatcgtctgagaccagccacccggacagctgatgaaactgaggagtatttctgtctgtaataaagcccctttgtgggggaaaaactcatttggctgggcctggttcccatttggctgggcctggctccccagtgggtgggcctatgcccagtcatgtgaaatccatagattagagcctaatttatttaaattgactgatttccttatatgaacttatAACTcggtaaaatcgttgaaattgtagcatgttgcatttatatttgtgaTCAGTAGAGCTGCAtctgccgagagagagagagagacagtgacaccCAGTGGCATAGGAATGACTACTGACACCAAGGCTACCAGAGGATCCAGGATGGATGTGTTCCACTCAATGACTGGGTTCCACTCCTCTTAGCCTATGTCAAAATGTTAAATTAAATGTTCATGCTTTAAAGGTGAATTACAATTCAATTACTGTAAACATTGTATTTAACACAAAAATAACATCAGTTTTAGCGGTGTAGGGAGACAATTGGCCCTATTGGAATACTTTGAAACTGTTTTGGCTAATGAATTATACAACTTGGCTATCTGTCCAATTCATGAAAAACATATTGATCAGGTTGTGAGAGTGAAATGTTTAACAGGTGTGTAAGTTAATATtaattaaacatttattaaataggCCTAAATCCTCGATTTCAATCAAATCATTGTAAACTCAACGCATTGAACATTATTTTGAATATTCTTATTCATTTCATTATTGTAATAATGAATATTTTGTAATGATATTTATTTTCTTCATCAGCATGGATTGACAATCATGGCATATTTGTTCAATCAACACTGATTTTGCTATTTTCATACACTTTCAATGTATTAAAAGTATACAGTGTACAGTATAATGTCAAATATCCAACACTGGTCATTGTTGATACCTAAGCATACTGTAAATCGTATTGATTAATTCTGTAATTATTTTAATATAGCCTACTTTAAATAGCCTGTcgtattcaattttttttaagcGATTTTTTAACCAAGACATTGTAATACTGTATTGCATGTTTTATGTATTTCTCTAACCCTTTTGTATGCCACCATCATAAATAACGTTTTTTTTCCAGTGACATCGCGTAAAAATGTTAGAGGATCTGTATTCATTAGGGAGAAATAGGATTGGCCCGGGCAAATGATACAACAGGATAAATAAATGTGCTCATAAATATACGCACGCTGTGCGCAATAAGGAACGTATCACCATAGAAATGGACTCTAGATTATAATTCTATGTGCGTCACAATGTCCAATAACATACAttttaattcctaattctatgtgTATTACTCAGAGGTTAAATTATTCACAATCACAACCGACCTACAGTATATCGATAGCAAACGCGAATTCTTCATTCAAGTCAATCAAAAAATCATATATTTGTTCCTGTTCTCAGTAAGGTAAGTAGGTCTTCCCATAATGAGAAGGACCGATATTGCACGCATTCGACGTTTTAGAAAAATAACGTTACTTGGATCATATCGAATCTATTAGCTATACAACCAATTTATCGATCATCTAAGATGACTTGCTTCCTCATCATAATTAAGGTCTCATTAATCTCATCTGCACTTTCATTGTTTATATTGCATGTTGTTGTTCTATGTAAGGTATAATGTATATTCTTCCCATTTAGATCACTTTTTCCAGCATTCATTTGAAAAAGACAGATGTACTGCTGTAGACATCTTGTATTGGGTTCTGTGCTCAGTAACCCTCACTCTTTCTGCAGAGCTTTGGCCAACAAAAACAAATGATCAAAAAGGCCTCATCACTCTCCATGGAGGAGCAGTTAGTTTGTGCCATGAACCAATTCATATCACTCTCTACTTGCTACATTCTAACTGGTTTAGTCACTAATTGAAGACTCTATTGCAGAAAATGCTCAAAGGGCAATTCTGTAAGTTGAAAGCCCAGGGAAGGCTCCCACTGGCCCTCCCGCTGAGACCAATGAAGGCCTGGCTCCTGGCAGGGAAAAGAGTCTTCTTGGCGTGAGTGCAGTGTTCTCAGACAATTTTTTAATTGTACGAAACGTTAAACTCAAGTTACCAAATTAAGTATATTACATCATTAGACAAGGTTAAATGATAACCtgaatgtatcaaaatatattagATGACAGCAATAGTTTGATAGTGTAGACAGACATAGACTGATACATTTCCATATTCACATGAAGGCATGAGACAGAGATAtggaagagatggaggaaggTCTGTGTAGCTGAATTGGTAAGGACCATGTAGAGCAAACAGTACACCCGCTGTAAAGCATTTAAGATATCAGCAAGCTCGTTTTTGTACCCAAAGAGAAAAACAGTAGCTATCAGTTCAAATTAATCATTTTCCCCATCATTTCAATGATGGACCAGTGTCCAGTCTCACTTGATACATCAACGGTCTGATAATTACATATTATGTTGTTACATAGACTTGGGATGCAGAGAGGGGCCTGGCATTACAGGAGACAGAGATAGTTCTCTTGGTCAGTTGCCAGAGAGTTCAGGATGAATTAAGGATGTCCGATGTCATTGTGGATACGACGCCCAACGGAGCCATCCAGCTTCTGAAAGAGAAATGTTGGAAGTTGAACTTCTTGCATCTAAAGGATGAGACATGCCAGGCCACTGAGGTAAGACATACGAGCCATCTGCAATGCCAATATTGTTTCTTTAAAATAATGTCAAGCATCTTTGTCGTTTCTGTGTATAATATGGTGTTCGAAGTTGGTCAATATTACATCGGAGTTCCTATCAACTTTGGATGTATTTGGTGTGTTGTCTTTGTGAAATAGCTATAGGATAGTTATGTATCTCCCTGTCCATTTACAGCTCACTGAGCTGTATGGACATTCTGAGACCTCTTCAAAGGAAACTCTAATTGACGAGAAAAGTCCAAAGACCAAGGGCCCGGCCAGTGTCGCTGGGGCTGCTGACATTGACAACACCAATGAGGAGGCTTCAGAGGAGTCTCCAAATAACAATGTGGTGGACATTCAGGCTGAGCCGCTGGACCTGGTCAGTGTGGAGAAAGAGGCTGCGGGAGATGGAAAGGTCCTCAGCAAGGTGGTGAAGCCCAAAGGCTGGCTGAAGGAGGGCTGCAAAGATCAGCTAACCCCCAAAATCTATGTTATGATTGCGGAACTACCTAAGGTAAGGAACTAGACGTCTGTTTCGTAAATGAAAGGTAAAGTGTCTTTGCAAGTTGGGTGTATCAGAGTTGTCTCAAACTGGACAATATTACAAAAAACCTGCTACAATCTTTGACTTTGGATGTATGTGGTATGTTTTGTGAAAAAGGAATGATATCTGTTTTGTTCTTACTCTTTCATTGCTCTGCATTGTCTGCTTAGTCCTATTTCGGATCCACTGAGAGCTTTCCTGAGATGTGTAGCAGAGGTCCTGAGGTGTGCAGTGGAGTGCCTGAGGTTAGTAGCAGAGGTCCTGAGGTGACCACCAGAGATCCACGGGTCTGCAGTAGAGGTCCAAAGGTATGCAGTGGAGTGCCTGAGGTGTCAAATGCAGTGGGAGAGGTGTCAAGTGACACAAAGACGACAGAGGCTGCTGAAGACCTTCTGGACACTGGAAATGTCCTCAGCAAGGTGGTGAACCCCAAAGGGTGGCTGAAGCAGGACTGGGAAGATCATCTGACCAGAGACTTCAATGATATGATTGCAAAACTCCCAAAGGTAAGGAACAAGAGGCCTGTTTTGTAAATGAAAGGTCAATCGTCTTCGTAAGTGGGCTGCATCAGGGTTGTCTCAAACTGGACAATATTATAAATTAGCTACTATAATCTTTGACTTTGAATGTCTGTGGTATGTTTTGTGAAACAGCTAAAGGACATATGTGTTGTTCATACTCTTTCACTGCTCTGCGTTGTCTGTTTAGTCCTATTTTGGATCCAACGAGAGCCTTCCTGAGGTGTGCAGCAGAGGTCCTGAGGCGTCAAACACCGTGGAAGAGGTGTGCAGTGACACAATGAAGATAGAG is a window from the Salmo trutta chromosome 38, fSalTru1.1, whole genome shotgun sequence genome containing:
- the LOC115177862 gene encoding trafficking protein particle complex subunit 5, which translates into the protein METRFTRGKSAILERSLTRPKTEVSVSAFALLFSEMVQYCQSRVYSVSELQARLADLGQGVGASLLDVLVLREKNGKRETKVLNILLFIKVSVWRALFGKEADKLEQANDDDKTYYIIEKEPLINAFISVPKENSTLNCAAFTGGVVEAILTHSGFPAKVTVHWHKGTTLMIKFDEAVIARDKALEGR
- the LOC115177954 gene encoding uncharacterized protein LOC115177954; the encoded protein is MSDVIVDTTPNGAIQLLKEKCWKLNFLHLKDETCQATELTELYGHSETSSKETLIDEKSPKTKGPASVAGAADIDNTNEEASEESPNNNVVDIQAEPLDLVSVEKEAAGDGKVLSKVVKPKGWLKEGCKDQLTPKIYVMIAELPKSYFGSTESFPEMCSRGPEVCSGVPEVSSRGPEVTTRDPRVCSRGPKVCSGVPEVSNAVGEVSSDTKTTEAAEDLLDTGNVLSKVVNPKGWLKQDWEDHLTRDFNDMIAKLPKSYFGSNESLPEVCSRGPEASNTVEEVCSDTMKIEATGNLLKTGNGLSKVVLLSTERHPEVCIRVPEVFSGSPELCRVVPEVFSGSPEVCRGVPEVFSGSPEVCRGVPEVYSGDPEVCGEVPEAPNAVEEVSSDTKTEAAEDLQDTENVLSKVANPKGCLNEDWENQLTRDFNDMIAKLPKSYFGSNESLPEVCSGVPEVSNAVEEVRSGKKKQKKHVVLRFLRRAWKLFTCTNRLPKEE